The proteins below are encoded in one region of Oncorhynchus masou masou isolate Uvic2021 chromosome 15, UVic_Omas_1.1, whole genome shotgun sequence:
- the rnf25 gene encoding E3 ubiquitin-protein ligase RNF25 isoform X1: MAAESDVLSEIEVLQSIYLDELQINRRDGGWEVSLVLYPSTGEDSLSQFVRLTLTLTLDLQYPSSPPSISIHNPRGLSDDKLCSVQKCLQTEAEICLGSPVLYQLIEKAKEILTESNIPHGNCVICLYGFKDGEAFTKTRCYHYFHSHCLGRYITHSETELQEREKELEQDKTRERTDDEELTVVCPVCREPLTYNVAQLLSNPAPSFPKLEGAVIGVEFRQKWAELQNLLERQKEKGGIIDTEAESNRFLIHINEPPPDLDNVTTDGNASPSQSLLSLPSASTNQITAPKLQHAGHLHRRGRPGHQYWHQGPQGHFRGLRKGGRGRPHTHPGTPVPPTDHLDKLSLSSEKHDNFHSAPPANSHDAPIKARLQENSSHPELGQAQLSQLEKEEGEGRTELGQQEAPVPKDGQPISKSSLDTPKMDIPPSNGMEMEPGRGHRERGRRRGPRGLAQQPDQWQERYFRGTDQWDARGGRHHRYWDGRGQRSRGGANYPRGRAHMAGGRGFHQSVVEGEVEREGAAL; this comes from the exons ATGGCAGCTGAAAGCGA TGTGCTGTCTGAGATTGAGGTTCTCCAGTCCATCTATCTGGATGAGCTGcagattaacaggagagatgG GGGATGGGAGGTGAGTCTGGTTCTATATCCCTCCACGGGTGAAGATTCCCTCTCTCAGTTTGTGCGACTCACCCTAACTTTGACTCTCGACTTGCAG tatccctcctctcctccctccatttccATCCACAACCCTCGGGGTCTTTCTGATGACAAGCTGTGCAG tgtgcAGAAATGTCTGCAGACAGAGGCGGAGATCTGCCTGGGTTCCCCTGTGTTGTACCAGCTCATTGAG aaaGCCAAAGAGATCCTGACGGAGAGCAATATTCCCCATGGGAACTGCGTCATCTGCCTTTACGGGTTTAAG GATGGGGAGGCGTTCACCAAGACCAGATGCTACCACTACTTCCACTCCCACTGCCTAGGCCGCTACATCACCCACTCTGAGACTGAGCtccaggagagggagaaggagctggagcaggacaagacacggGAGAGGACCGATGATGAG GAGCTAACCGTTGTGTGTCCCGTGTGTAGAGAACCTCTAACTTACAACGTTGCCCAGCTCCTGTCCAATCCCGCCCCTAGCTTTCCAAAG CTGGAGGGAGCGGTGATAGGGGTGGAGTTCCGGCAGAAGTGGGCTGAGCTCCAGAACCTTTTGGAGCGTCAGAAAGAAAAGGGCGGGATTATTGACACAGAGGCGGAGTCTAACCGCTTCCTCATACATATTAATGAG CCGCCTCCCGACTTGGACAACGTCACCACTGACGGGAATGCCTCTCCCAGCCAATCACTGCTCTCCCTTCCCTCTGCCTCCACCAATCAGATCACAGCACCAAAGCTGCAGCACGCTGGCCACTTGCATCGCAGGGGAAGGCCAGGTCACCAGTACTGGCACCAAGGGCCACAGGGCCACTTCAGGGGcctgaggaagggagggagaggcaggcccCACACCCACCCAGGGACACCTGTCCCCCCCACTGACCATCTGGACaaactctccctgtcctcagagaAACATGACAACTTCCACAGTGCTCCTCCTGCCAACTCTCACGACGCACCGATCAAAGCCAGACTTCAGGAGAACTCTAGCCACCCAGAACTGGGACAAGCACAATTAAGCCAATTGGAGAAGGAAGAAGGGGAGGGACGTACGGAGCTTGGCCAACAAGAGGCTCCAGTTCCTAAAGACGGTCAGCCAATAAGCAAATCAAGCCTGGACACTCCTAAAATGGACATCCCACCTAGCAACGGCATGGAAATGGAGCCTGGGCGAGGCCatagggagaggggaaggaggagaggccCTCGCGGTTTAGCACAACAGCCTGACCAATGGCAAGAGCGGTATTTCAGAGGAACGGACCAATGGGATGCTCGGGGGGGCAGGCACCATCGCTACTGGGACGGGCGAGGTCAGCGAAGCAGGGGAGGTGCCAACTACCCCCGTGGCAGAGCTCACATGGCTGGTGGGAGGGGCTTCCATCAGAgtgtggtagagggagaggtggagagagagggtgctGCTCTATGA
- the rnf25 gene encoding E3 ubiquitin-protein ligase RNF25 isoform X3 yields the protein MAAESEGWEVSLVLYPSTGEDSLSQFVRLTLTLTLDLQYPSSPPSISIHNPRGLSDDKLCSVQKCLQTEAEICLGSPVLYQLIEKAKEILTESNIPHGNCVICLYGFKDGEAFTKTRCYHYFHSHCLGRYITHSETELQEREKELEQDKTRERTDDEELTVVCPVCREPLTYNVAQLLSNPAPSFPKLEGAVIGVEFRQKWAELQNLLERQKEKGGIIDTEAESNRFLIHINEPPPDLDNVTTDGNASPSQSLLSLPSASTNQITAPKLQHAGHLHRRGRPGHQYWHQGPQGHFRGLRKGGRGRPHTHPGTPVPPTDHLDKLSLSSEKHDNFHSAPPANSHDAPIKARLQENSSHPELGQAQLSQLEKEEGEGRTELGQQEAPVPKDGQPISKSSLDTPKMDIPPSNGMEMEPGRGHRERGRRRGPRGLAQQPDQWQERYFRGTDQWDARGGRHHRYWDGRGQRSRGGANYPRGRAHMAGGRGFHQSVVEGEVEREGAAL from the exons ATGGCAGCTGAAAGCGA GGGATGGGAGGTGAGTCTGGTTCTATATCCCTCCACGGGTGAAGATTCCCTCTCTCAGTTTGTGCGACTCACCCTAACTTTGACTCTCGACTTGCAG tatccctcctctcctccctccatttccATCCACAACCCTCGGGGTCTTTCTGATGACAAGCTGTGCAG tgtgcAGAAATGTCTGCAGACAGAGGCGGAGATCTGCCTGGGTTCCCCTGTGTTGTACCAGCTCATTGAG aaaGCCAAAGAGATCCTGACGGAGAGCAATATTCCCCATGGGAACTGCGTCATCTGCCTTTACGGGTTTAAG GATGGGGAGGCGTTCACCAAGACCAGATGCTACCACTACTTCCACTCCCACTGCCTAGGCCGCTACATCACCCACTCTGAGACTGAGCtccaggagagggagaaggagctggagcaggacaagacacggGAGAGGACCGATGATGAG GAGCTAACCGTTGTGTGTCCCGTGTGTAGAGAACCTCTAACTTACAACGTTGCCCAGCTCCTGTCCAATCCCGCCCCTAGCTTTCCAAAG CTGGAGGGAGCGGTGATAGGGGTGGAGTTCCGGCAGAAGTGGGCTGAGCTCCAGAACCTTTTGGAGCGTCAGAAAGAAAAGGGCGGGATTATTGACACAGAGGCGGAGTCTAACCGCTTCCTCATACATATTAATGAG CCGCCTCCCGACTTGGACAACGTCACCACTGACGGGAATGCCTCTCCCAGCCAATCACTGCTCTCCCTTCCCTCTGCCTCCACCAATCAGATCACAGCACCAAAGCTGCAGCACGCTGGCCACTTGCATCGCAGGGGAAGGCCAGGTCACCAGTACTGGCACCAAGGGCCACAGGGCCACTTCAGGGGcctgaggaagggagggagaggcaggcccCACACCCACCCAGGGACACCTGTCCCCCCCACTGACCATCTGGACaaactctccctgtcctcagagaAACATGACAACTTCCACAGTGCTCCTCCTGCCAACTCTCACGACGCACCGATCAAAGCCAGACTTCAGGAGAACTCTAGCCACCCAGAACTGGGACAAGCACAATTAAGCCAATTGGAGAAGGAAGAAGGGGAGGGACGTACGGAGCTTGGCCAACAAGAGGCTCCAGTTCCTAAAGACGGTCAGCCAATAAGCAAATCAAGCCTGGACACTCCTAAAATGGACATCCCACCTAGCAACGGCATGGAAATGGAGCCTGGGCGAGGCCatagggagaggggaaggaggagaggccCTCGCGGTTTAGCACAACAGCCTGACCAATGGCAAGAGCGGTATTTCAGAGGAACGGACCAATGGGATGCTCGGGGGGGCAGGCACCATCGCTACTGGGACGGGCGAGGTCAGCGAAGCAGGGGAGGTGCCAACTACCCCCGTGGCAGAGCTCACATGGCTGGTGGGAGGGGCTTCCATCAGAgtgtggtagagggagaggtggagagagagggtgctGCTCTATGA
- the LOC135556004 gene encoding putative carbonic anhydrase 5 — protein sequence MEVRGGGLPHGYTAIMMHFHWGGDSLCHPGSEHTVDSVRYPMEIHLVTLKEGLTMEQANTDPERIAVFGFFIDVTGDQWHVESWRTLTSYLLNITEKGSSVDIVQPLSISDLLGSVDLTKFYRYQGSLTTPTCDEVVVWTVFEEPIKLRRDLVERFPKTLKYRNIYRPVQRLNGRPVYASPGVSVSPLGRVSSGQTSSRGALSPSLLLLLLLGWG from the exons atggaggtgagaggaggggggctCCCTCATGGCTACACGGCCATCATGATGCATTTCCACTGGGGAGGCGACTCACTGTGCCACCCAGGCTCTGAGCACACAGTGGATTCAGTCAGATACCCCATGGAG ATCCACCTTGTGACACTGAAGGAAGGCTTGACAATGGAGCAGGCTAATACTGACCCGGAGAGGATAGCAGTGTTTGGATTCTTCATAGAT GTGACAGGCGACCAATGGCATGTGGAATCCTGGAGGACTTTGACATCATATCTGCTGAATATAACAGAGAAGG GTTCATCAGTTGACATAGTGCAGCCACTATCCATCAGTGATCTGCTAGGAAGTGTGGACCTAACCAAGTTCTACCGCTACCAGGGTTCTCTGACCACCCCCACCTGTGACGAAGTGGTGGTATGGACCGTGTTCGAAGAGCCAATCAAGTTACGGAGAGATCTA GTGGAGCGGTTTCCTAAAACCCTGAAGTACAGAAACATCTACCGGCCAGTGCAGCGCCTCAACGGACGCCCCGTCTACGCTTCCCCCGGGGTGTCAGTGTCCCCACTGGGCCGCGTTAGCAGCGGCCAGACTTCCAGCAGAGGGGCTCTCTCGCCCAgcctattactactgctactactgggcTGGGGGTGA
- the thoc6 gene encoding THO complex subunit 6 homolog, with amino-acid sequence MGPVEHLHMSVFSQSFSPCGRFLAAGNNYGEIAVFSLSSALSPDATDLSQTPILTFTAHEGPVFSLFSTDFHLLSAGNGEISAWSWAELIKRNTKAAWTRRPNYKSSLEIPEINAMTVNPTENSLVIGGGDNNIHIMDLESGVFKSVLQGHTDYIHCLSVREREGEILSGGEDGAVRIWDHRTGQSVHCIEVYKYEECARPQYGKWISCLTTESDWMLCGGGPSLSLWHLRSMSPTSIFPLSGCQRQANFYQDMILSVGEGQCVSHCLLGGEVKAQIPCTPHSLNTLALNLNSTDNRVLTVGGSSHQIDVFTNLSYRTFSLSF; translated from the exons ATGGGTCCTGTCGAG CACCTCCACATGTCAGTGTTCTCCCAGAGTTTCTCTCCCTGTGGGCGCTTCCTGGCCGCCGGCAACAACTACGGCGAGATAGCGGTGTTCAG TCTCTCGTCAGCGCTTAGCCCAGATGCTACAGATCTGAGCCAGACACCCATCCTCACATTTACTG CTCACGAGgggcctgtcttctctctcttctccacggACTTTCACCTCTTGAGTGCCGGCAATGGAGAGATCAGTGCATGGAGCTGGGCGGAGCTTATCAAGCGG aataccaagGCTGCTTGGACAAGGAGGCCAAATTACAA ATCCAGCCTGGAGATCCCAGAGATCAATGCCATGACTGTCAATCCCACA gaGAACAGTCTAGTGATTGGTGGAGGGGACAATAACATCCACATAATGGATCTGGAAAGTGGTGTCTTTAAG tCAGTTTTGCAGGGTCATACAGACTACATCCACTgtctgagtgtgagagagagggagggggagatccTCTCTGGGGGTGAGGACGGCGCTGTCAGGATATGGG ACCACAGGACCGGCCAATCCGTGCACTGCATTGAAGTCTACAAATATGAG GAATGCGCCCGCCCCCAATATGGCAAGTGGATCAGCTGCCTGACGACAGAATCTGATTGGATG CTCTGTGGAGGaggcccatccctctctctatggCACCTCCGCTCCATGTCACCCAcctccatcttccctctctccGGATGCCAGCGACAAGCCAACTTTTACCAGGACATg ATCTTGTCGGTGGGCGAGGGCCAGTGTGTGTCCCACTGTCTCCTGGGGGGAGAGGTAAAGGCTCAGATCCCCTGCACCCCCCACTCCCTCAACACTCTGGCACTGAACCTCAACAGCACTGATAATAGG GTGCTCACAGTAGGTGGAAGCAGTCACCAGATAGACGTATTCACCAACCTATCCTACAGAACCTTCTCGTTGTCTttctga
- the rnf25 gene encoding E3 ubiquitin-protein ligase RNF25 isoform X2, whose product MAAESDVLSEIEVLQSIYLDELQINRRDGGWEVSLVLYPSTGEDSLSQFVRLTLTLTLDLQYPSSPPSISIHNPRGLSDDKLCSVQKCLQTEAEICLGSPVLYQLIEKAKEILTESNIPHGNCVICLYGFKDGEAFTKTRCYHYFHSHCLGRYITHSETELQEREKELEQDKTRERTDDELTVVCPVCREPLTYNVAQLLSNPAPSFPKLEGAVIGVEFRQKWAELQNLLERQKEKGGIIDTEAESNRFLIHINEPPPDLDNVTTDGNASPSQSLLSLPSASTNQITAPKLQHAGHLHRRGRPGHQYWHQGPQGHFRGLRKGGRGRPHTHPGTPVPPTDHLDKLSLSSEKHDNFHSAPPANSHDAPIKARLQENSSHPELGQAQLSQLEKEEGEGRTELGQQEAPVPKDGQPISKSSLDTPKMDIPPSNGMEMEPGRGHRERGRRRGPRGLAQQPDQWQERYFRGTDQWDARGGRHHRYWDGRGQRSRGGANYPRGRAHMAGGRGFHQSVVEGEVEREGAAL is encoded by the exons ATGGCAGCTGAAAGCGA TGTGCTGTCTGAGATTGAGGTTCTCCAGTCCATCTATCTGGATGAGCTGcagattaacaggagagatgG GGGATGGGAGGTGAGTCTGGTTCTATATCCCTCCACGGGTGAAGATTCCCTCTCTCAGTTTGTGCGACTCACCCTAACTTTGACTCTCGACTTGCAG tatccctcctctcctccctccatttccATCCACAACCCTCGGGGTCTTTCTGATGACAAGCTGTGCAG tgtgcAGAAATGTCTGCAGACAGAGGCGGAGATCTGCCTGGGTTCCCCTGTGTTGTACCAGCTCATTGAG aaaGCCAAAGAGATCCTGACGGAGAGCAATATTCCCCATGGGAACTGCGTCATCTGCCTTTACGGGTTTAAG GATGGGGAGGCGTTCACCAAGACCAGATGCTACCACTACTTCCACTCCCACTGCCTAGGCCGCTACATCACCCACTCTGAGACTGAGCtccaggagagggagaaggagctggagcaggacaagacacggGAGAGGACCGATGATGAG CTAACCGTTGTGTGTCCCGTGTGTAGAGAACCTCTAACTTACAACGTTGCCCAGCTCCTGTCCAATCCCGCCCCTAGCTTTCCAAAG CTGGAGGGAGCGGTGATAGGGGTGGAGTTCCGGCAGAAGTGGGCTGAGCTCCAGAACCTTTTGGAGCGTCAGAAAGAAAAGGGCGGGATTATTGACACAGAGGCGGAGTCTAACCGCTTCCTCATACATATTAATGAG CCGCCTCCCGACTTGGACAACGTCACCACTGACGGGAATGCCTCTCCCAGCCAATCACTGCTCTCCCTTCCCTCTGCCTCCACCAATCAGATCACAGCACCAAAGCTGCAGCACGCTGGCCACTTGCATCGCAGGGGAAGGCCAGGTCACCAGTACTGGCACCAAGGGCCACAGGGCCACTTCAGGGGcctgaggaagggagggagaggcaggcccCACACCCACCCAGGGACACCTGTCCCCCCCACTGACCATCTGGACaaactctccctgtcctcagagaAACATGACAACTTCCACAGTGCTCCTCCTGCCAACTCTCACGACGCACCGATCAAAGCCAGACTTCAGGAGAACTCTAGCCACCCAGAACTGGGACAAGCACAATTAAGCCAATTGGAGAAGGAAGAAGGGGAGGGACGTACGGAGCTTGGCCAACAAGAGGCTCCAGTTCCTAAAGACGGTCAGCCAATAAGCAAATCAAGCCTGGACACTCCTAAAATGGACATCCCACCTAGCAACGGCATGGAAATGGAGCCTGGGCGAGGCCatagggagaggggaaggaggagaggccCTCGCGGTTTAGCACAACAGCCTGACCAATGGCAAGAGCGGTATTTCAGAGGAACGGACCAATGGGATGCTCGGGGGGGCAGGCACCATCGCTACTGGGACGGGCGAGGTCAGCGAAGCAGGGGAGGTGCCAACTACCCCCGTGGCAGAGCTCACATGGCTGGTGGGAGGGGCTTCCATCAGAgtgtggtagagggagaggtggagagagagggtgctGCTCTATGA
- the si:dkey-16l2.16 gene encoding ras-related protein Rab-35, protein MAGPGKDYNHLFKLLIIGDSNVGKSSLLLRFADNSFSGSYITTIGVDFKIRTVDIDGERVKLQIWDTAGQERFRTITSTYYRNTHGVIIVYDVTNPESFVNVKRWLNEITQNCDNVCKILVGNKNDDPSKKQVDSQDAMRFGESVGVRVFETSAKENINVEEMFMAFTHMVLRTKKQSQSRAEREREREKETVDINSHRHRERRKRGKKCC, encoded by the exons ATGGCGGGGCCGGGAAAGGACTACAACCATCTCTTCAAACTGCTCATCATTGGAGACTCCA atgtaGGGAAGAGCAGTCTACTACTACGATTTGCAGATAATTCCTTCTCGG GTAGCTACATCACTACGATCGGCGTGGACTTTAAGATCCGTACGGTGGACATCGACGGGGAGCGAGTCAAACTGCAGATCTGGGACACAGCGGGCCAGGAGCGCTTCAGGACCATCACCTCAAC GTATTATAGAAATACCCACGGTGTGATTATTGTTTACGACGTCACCAACCCAGAGTCGTTTGTGAACGTGAAGAGGTGGCTTAATGAGATCACTCAGAACTGTGACAACGTCTGTAAGATCCTAG TGGGGAACAAGAATGACGACCCCTCCAAGAAGCAGGTGGACTCCCAGGATGCAATGCGTTTCGGGGAGTCGGTGGGCGTCCGGGTATTTGAGACGAGCGCCAAAGAAAACATCAACGTGGAAGAG aTGTTTATGGCTTTCACTCACATGGTCCTTCGGACAAAAAAGCAGAGTCAGAGTCgtgcagagagagagcgggaacgAGAGAAGGAAACGGTCGACATCAAttctcacagacacagagagaggaggaagagggggaagaagtGTTgctga